Genomic window (Gammaproteobacteria bacterium):
GCCACCAGCACCAGCCGGTTGTTCTCGATGGCATTGCGCACGTAGCCGACCAGCTGGATGTCATCGAAGCGCTGCACGATGCTGGCATCGGCCGACTGGTAAACCTCGGTGCGGCCGCGGCCGCGGTCCTTGGCGGCCTGCAGCGCAATGCGCGCGGCACCCATCTCGCCCCCCGCCTCGGCGCCCTCCTCCAGCGCACCCACGCCGATGCTGACCGAAGGGCGATGGGTCTGGTCGCCGCGCTCGAAGCAGCGTCCGGCGAAGCGCGCGCAGATACGCTCGCCCAGCCGGCGGGCCTCGTCGAGGCTGGTATGGCGCAGCAGGACGGCAAACTGGTCGCCGGTCACCCGCGTCATCGGCCGGCCAGGCAGCAGCTCGCGCAACACCGAGGCGAGATGCACCAGCACCTCGTCGCCGGTCTCGCTGCCGAAGGTCTCGTTGAAGACGTGCAGCCGGTCGACGTCCAGCGCCAGCACCATGCTCTCGTGATCGGACAGCGCCGCGGCCAGCTCGCGCTGGAACACCGGCCACGCCAGCAGGCCGGTGAGGCCGTCGTAGGTCCGGTCGAGCAGTGCCTCGACATGCGAGCCGACATAGCGGGCGATGCGCGCCAGCCGCCGCTCGCTGAAACGCGAGGACCGCCAGCCGGCGAACGCCAGCATGCCCTGGACCGGCTGGCCGCGCGTGCGTATCGCGGTCCACAGCAGCGAGTCGCTTTGTTCCACACCCTGGGCCCCGGAGATCGAATCTCCGGCCGCGGCCATCAGCCCGGTACAGGCGGTGCGCGCCCCGGCCAGGTCGACCCCGGCGCCCTCGGCCATTGCAATGCCCTTGTCGGGGATGACCAGCCAGACACCGGCCACATCGAGGTGCGCGCAGCACAGCGCCAGGATCCCCGACATGGCTGTCTCGCAGGGCTGCGAAGGATCGTGCAGCAGCGTCTCCACCTTGTGCAGCAACCGCTCCTCGGCTGCCTGCACCTGCAGCTTGCGCTGGCTGTCCAGCAGCCTGTAGCGCAGCGACAGCTCGCGCTGCAGGCTGCGCAGCGCCGGCGCCAGCAGGTCGAGCACGAACCGGCTGGACATGCCGGCGGCGTCGCGGTCCAGCAGCACGCTGAGCGCACCGAGCACCCGGCCGTCCTCGCCATGCAGCAGCGCCATGTGGACGATGCAAGCACCGAGCTTCAGGCGCGTGCCCTCCGCCGACGGCGGGCCACCCTTCAACAGTTGCGACAGCAGCTCACGGTAGGGCTCGGACACCGGCGGCACGCCATCGGGCGGTGCCTCGCTCCAGAACACACGCCCCTGCACATCGTGGCAGACGAAGCCCTGGACCTGTGGCAGCAGAGCCTTGAGGAACGCGGCGTAGTCGCGCAACACGGCATCCTTGTCTGCGGGCTCGGCCATGGGTGCTCGAAGGGTCTCCGGGGCTCGGGACATAATGCCCGGCCAGGGTCCGGCGGGCCGTGACCGCCCTCCCAGTTCGCCGCGCCATGGCGTCGCGTTGACCGCCCCCCCGGCTGCGACTAGGATGGCTGCCCACCGGCGCCGCCGGTTCATGTTCAAGGAGTTCCGCGCCCGGCCGGGCGCACTTGGGCGATCATGAGCACAGACGTACAGCCCGGGGCCGGATCGCTGCCGTTCACGGCCGAAGTCGAGCGCGCCACCAGCGCCATCTACGAGCGGGTCCGCGGGGTCATCCCCGAGGTCGAGTGGCCGGTCCACGCGCCGCTCATCGCCGCCATCAACGACCTCAAGC
Coding sequences:
- a CDS encoding EAL domain-containing protein gives rise to the protein MAEPADKDAVLRDYAAFLKALLPQVQGFVCHDVQGRVFWSEAPPDGVPPVSEPYRELLSQLLKGGPPSAEGTRLKLGACIVHMALLHGEDGRVLGALSVLLDRDAAGMSSRFVLDLLAPALRSLQRELSLRYRLLDSQRKLQVQAAEERLLHKVETLLHDPSQPCETAMSGILALCCAHLDVAGVWLVIPDKGIAMAEGAGVDLAGARTACTGLMAAAGDSISGAQGVEQSDSLLWTAIRTRGQPVQGMLAFAGWRSSRFSERRLARIARYVGSHVEALLDRTYDGLTGLLAWPVFQRELAAALSDHESMVLALDVDRLHVFNETFGSETGDEVLVHLASVLRELLPGRPMTRVTGDQFAVLLRHTSLDEARRLGERICARFAGRCFERGDQTHRPSVSIGVGALEEGAEAGGEMGAARIALQAAKDRGRGRTEVYQSADASIVQRFDDIQLVGYVRNAIENNRLVLVAQPLVALKPGRVADYNEVLVRIVDDAGQHVPPGEFMSAAERYQLMEELDRWVVSTTLRLLTQKGRHLVGNSARFAINLSGQSLGSEQFLRFVENEVRSRNVDPGIIAFEITESVAVARMQQAQAFMHAMRNLGCHFSLDDFGTGLSSFAYLKLFPVDTLKIDGSFVRDVTTNVVSQSVVAAIAEVARVMQLETVAEFVQDQASLDLLRRLNISYAQGFFVGTTELLADRIASLDDTIRRATRDAPAVR